In Methylomagnum ishizawai, one DNA window encodes the following:
- the flgJ gene encoding flagellar assembly peptidoglycan hydrolase FlgJ: MIKSSGLADVYTDFKGTAALRTQAKQDPKAALKETAQQFESLFVQMALKSMRQATLKSGLTDSPQSETFQEMHDQQLAVELGKHSKLGIANMLERQLGGGAAPSSGLNGKSLDDYRQTPYYRPRGMAAGVQHTGTRAPVDMPTANPGSGEFDHRDQFVAAVWPHAQKAAAEIGVDPKLLVAQAALETGWGKSRNGNNLFGIKADRHWQGAKLTAGTTEFVGGAQVREQAAFRAYGSPADSFRDYVGFLKSNPRYQAALQHAENPRQFIAGLQKAGYATDPAYARKVMAIYQDGNAFDQVPEIF; encoded by the coding sequence ATGATCAAATCCAGCGGCTTGGCCGATGTCTACACCGATTTCAAAGGCACGGCGGCGCTCCGCACCCAGGCCAAACAAGACCCCAAGGCAGCGCTGAAGGAAACCGCCCAGCAATTCGAGTCGCTGTTCGTGCAGATGGCGCTGAAAAGCATGCGGCAGGCCACGCTGAAATCCGGCCTGACCGACAGCCCGCAATCCGAGACCTTCCAGGAAATGCACGACCAACAACTGGCCGTGGAATTGGGCAAGCATTCCAAGCTGGGCATCGCCAACATGCTGGAACGCCAACTCGGCGGCGGCGCGGCCCCCTCCAGTGGATTGAACGGCAAGAGCCTGGACGATTACCGGCAAACGCCCTACTACCGCCCGCGCGGCATGGCGGCGGGCGTCCAGCACACCGGCACCCGCGCCCCGGTGGACATGCCGACCGCGAATCCAGGCTCCGGCGAATTCGACCACCGCGATCAATTCGTGGCGGCGGTCTGGCCCCATGCCCAAAAGGCGGCGGCGGAAATCGGCGTCGATCCCAAGCTCCTGGTGGCCCAGGCCGCGCTGGAAACCGGCTGGGGCAAATCCCGCAACGGCAACAACCTGTTCGGCATCAAGGCCGACCGCCATTGGCAAGGCGCGAAACTGACGGCAGGCACCACCGAATTCGTCGGCGGCGCCCAGGTGCGGGAGCAAGCCGCGTTCCGGGCCTATGGCAGCCCCGCCGACAGCTTCCGGGACTACGTCGGTTTCCTCAAGAGCAACCCGCGCTACCAGGCAGCTTTGCAACACGCCGAGAACCCGCGCCAATTCATCGCCGGGCTACAGAAGGCGGGCTATGCCACCGACCCGGCCTATGCGCGGAAAGTGATGGCGATCTACCAGGATGGCAACGCCTTCGATCAAGTGCCGGAGATTTTTTGA
- a CDS encoding flagellar hook assembly protein FlgD, with amino-acid sequence MAVDTNTLQALGLSPAATAATSGTRTANNKLVSQDQFLKLMTAQLNNQNPMSPQDSTQFLSQMAQFSMVSGIQDLQSSFNSFSGAIQQNQSLSASNLVGHSASVASDKAMLPGNGTLKGEMVLPAAASAVTLRITDSNGTLMKVENLGPQSQGNLPFAWDGTQDGGGLAQPGLYTVKAEAVIGGQTTALTTQATAPVTGVTLGGAKGMQVELQGLGSYALSDIQSVN; translated from the coding sequence ATGGCCGTGGATACCAATACCTTGCAAGCCCTGGGGCTCTCGCCCGCCGCGACGGCGGCGACGAGCGGCACCCGCACCGCCAACAACAAGCTGGTCAGCCAGGACCAATTCCTCAAGCTGATGACCGCCCAGCTCAACAACCAAAACCCGATGAGCCCGCAGGACAGCACCCAATTCCTCAGCCAGATGGCCCAGTTCAGCATGGTCAGCGGCATCCAGGATTTGCAGTCCTCGTTCAACAGCTTTTCCGGCGCGATCCAACAAAACCAATCGCTGTCGGCGTCCAATCTGGTCGGGCATTCGGCTTCGGTCGCCTCGGACAAGGCGATGCTGCCGGGCAATGGCACGCTGAAGGGCGAGATGGTGCTGCCCGCCGCCGCTTCCGCGGTGACGCTGCGGATCACCGACAGCAACGGAACCTTGATGAAGGTGGAAAACCTGGGACCGCAAAGCCAAGGCAACCTACCCTTCGCCTGGGACGGCACCCAGGACGGCGGCGGCCTGGCCCAGCCGGGGCTTTACACCGTCAAGGCCGAGGCGGTCATCGGCGGCCAAACCACGGCCCTGACCACCCAGGCCACCGCGCCAGTGACCGGCGTGACCTTGGGCGGGGCCAAGGGGATGCAGGTGGAACTGCAAGGGCTCGGCAGCTACGCCCTGAGCGATATCCAATCCGTGAATTAA
- the flgK gene encoding flagellar hook-associated protein FlgK has translation MADGLLGIAASGLLAAQRALATTGNNISNANTDGYNRQRVETSERDSTYTAGGYLGNGVNIDTVARLYDNFLNTQVRTSQSASGGATAYNQLTSQINSFIGDRSASLSAPLQSFFNAAQDVANDPSAIAARQVLLTQGDSVAQRFNVLDTQFNTLRAQVQQTLSSDVDQINTWAETIAQLNTQIVSQSASGTGQPPNDLLDQRNLLLEKLSGKVDTSVMTEADGAIDVFIGNGQSLIMGSAYNRLQTQPSAYDARADDIVLSSGGDQGAIVVTHALTGGEMGGLLKFSHDVLDPAQNSLGRIAAGFALAVNAQHRQGSDLKGNAGQDFFTDPTTPTDGWFAKQTNGGDAQLRVAFDNTPATATTPANTPAQLTASDYRLDYDSGGNAVLTRLSDNTKFTDNPAGSGGFQVDGLKIGIASGTAKAGDSFLIQPFRTPAGTIQAALDDPNQVAAAGSPSTGPGDNVNASALVNLQQTKGMLEGKASFQGAYNQLIGEVGVKANAATLDNTAQKNLLDQVTQSRESVSGVNLDEEAANLVKFQQAYQASAQLIPALNNTFDALMAAVRS, from the coding sequence ATGGCGGACGGACTTCTAGGCATCGCGGCATCGGGGCTATTAGCGGCGCAACGCGCCCTCGCCACCACCGGCAACAACATCAGCAACGCCAACACCGACGGCTATAACCGCCAGCGGGTCGAAACCAGCGAGCGCGATTCGACCTATACCGCCGGAGGCTATCTCGGCAACGGCGTCAATATCGACACCGTCGCCCGCCTCTACGACAACTTCCTCAACACCCAGGTCCGCACCAGCCAATCCGCCAGCGGCGGTGCCACGGCCTACAACCAGCTGACTTCCCAGATCAACAGCTTCATCGGCGACCGCAGCGCCAGCCTGTCCGCTCCGCTGCAATCCTTCTTCAACGCCGCCCAGGACGTGGCGAACGATCCCAGCGCCATCGCCGCCCGCCAAGTCCTCCTGACCCAGGGCGACAGCGTGGCCCAGCGCTTCAACGTCCTCGACACCCAGTTCAACACCCTGCGCGCCCAGGTCCAGCAAACCCTGAGTTCCGACGTGGACCAGATCAATACCTGGGCCGAGACCATCGCCCAGCTCAACACCCAGATCGTGTCCCAATCCGCCAGCGGCACCGGCCAGCCGCCCAACGACCTGCTCGACCAGCGCAACCTGTTGTTGGAAAAGCTGTCGGGCAAGGTCGATACCAGCGTCATGACCGAGGCCGACGGGGCCATCGACGTGTTCATCGGCAACGGCCAGAGCCTCATCATGGGCTCGGCCTATAACCGCCTGCAAACCCAGCCCTCGGCCTACGACGCCCGTGCCGACGACATCGTCCTTTCCAGCGGCGGCGACCAAGGCGCCATCGTCGTCACCCACGCCCTGACCGGCGGCGAAATGGGGGGACTGCTGAAATTCAGCCACGACGTGCTGGACCCCGCCCAGAACAGCCTGGGCCGCATCGCCGCCGGTTTCGCCCTGGCGGTCAACGCCCAGCACCGCCAGGGCAGCGACCTCAAGGGCAATGCCGGGCAGGATTTCTTCACCGACCCCACCACGCCCACCGATGGCTGGTTCGCCAAGCAAACCAACGGCGGCGACGCCCAACTGCGCGTGGCTTTCGACAATACCCCGGCCACCGCCACCACCCCGGCCAACACCCCCGCCCAGCTCACCGCCAGCGATTACCGCCTGGACTACGACAGCGGCGGCAACGCCGTCCTGACCCGGCTCAGCGACAACACCAAGTTCACCGACAACCCGGCGGGTTCGGGCGGGTTCCAGGTCGATGGGCTCAAGATCGGCATCGCCAGCGGCACGGCCAAAGCGGGCGATAGCTTCCTGATCCAGCCGTTCCGCACCCCGGCGGGCACCATCCAAGCGGCCCTGGACGATCCCAACCAAGTCGCCGCCGCCGGTTCGCCCTCGACCGGACCCGGCGACAACGTCAACGCCAGCGCCCTCGTCAACCTGCAACAAACCAAGGGGATGCTGGAAGGCAAAGCCAGCTTCCAAGGCGCCTATAACCAATTGATCGGCGAGGTCGGGGTCAAGGCCAATGCCGCCACCCTGGACAACACGGCCCAGAAGAACCTGCTCGACCAAGTCACCCAGTCCCGCGAATCGGTGTCGGGCGTGAACCTGGACGAGGAAGCGGCCAATCTGGTCAAATTCCAGCAAGCCTATCAGGCTTCGGCGCAATTGATCCCGGCGCTGAACAACACTTTCGACGCGCTGATGGCGGCGGTCAGGAGCTAG
- the flgF gene encoding flagellar basal-body rod protein FlgF, producing the protein MDRGLYIAMSGAKQILHSQDSNSNNLANANTTGFRADLDQFRTMPMFGVGHPSRVYAMSERPGVNFSAAALQTTGRELDVAIDGEGWIAVRSKDGSEAYTRAGDLHITAQGQLVTGNGLQVMGNNGPIAIPPQEKIEIDRDGSINIVPQATPIANLAVIDRIKLVKPPLDQMEKGTDGLFRVKGGQPAPADAGVKLTTGTLEGSNVSTVGEMVQMIQLARQFEHQIKMMKTIDEDGGASAQIMRMG; encoded by the coding sequence ATGGACCGCGGCCTTTACATCGCGATGAGCGGTGCCAAGCAAATCCTGCATTCCCAGGATTCCAACTCCAACAACCTCGCGAACGCCAACACCACCGGCTTCCGCGCCGACCTCGACCAATTCAGGACCATGCCGATGTTCGGCGTGGGCCATCCCAGCCGGGTCTACGCGATGTCGGAACGGCCCGGCGTCAACTTTTCGGCGGCGGCTTTGCAAACCACGGGACGGGAATTGGACGTGGCCATCGATGGCGAGGGCTGGATCGCCGTGCGATCCAAGGACGGCAGCGAGGCCTATACCCGGGCAGGGGACTTGCATATCACCGCCCAAGGACAATTGGTGACGGGCAACGGACTCCAGGTCATGGGCAACAACGGCCCCATCGCCATCCCGCCGCAGGAAAAGATCGAGATCGACCGCGACGGCAGCATCAACATCGTGCCGCAGGCCACGCCCATCGCCAACCTAGCCGTGATCGACCGGATCAAGCTGGTGAAGCCGCCCTTGGACCAGATGGAAAAAGGTACCGACGGCCTGTTCCGGGTCAAGGGCGGACAACCCGCCCCCGCCGACGCCGGCGTGAAGCTGACCACGGGCACCCTGGAAGGCAGCAATGTCAGCACGGTCGGCGAGATGGTGCAGATGATCCAACTGGCCCGGCAGTTCGAGCATCAGATCAAGATGATGAAGACCATCGACGAGGATGGCGGGGCCAGCGCCCAGATCATGCGGATGGGCTGA
- the flgH gene encoding flagellar basal body L-ring protein FlgH codes for MTAFRASAHAALCACLLLTGCADLLHPPPKRDPNYAPTRAEDSTPPLTNMGAIFQPGYEIRLFEDAKARRIGDTLTILLSEQTKAQKSANSSASREGTTTVDAPVILGQQAAQILGHSLESSLKASNDFTGKGTSNQNNALTGSITVTVVEVLPNGNLRIQGEKRLGLNQGNEYIKLSGIVRPLDIDPANTVDSSKVADATMVYNGEGQIDDANRMGWLQRFFTSVIFPY; via the coding sequence ATGACCGCCTTCCGCGCTTCCGCCCACGCCGCCCTGTGCGCGTGCTTGCTGCTGACCGGCTGCGCCGACCTGCTGCATCCGCCACCCAAGCGCGACCCCAACTACGCCCCCACCCGCGCCGAGGATTCGACGCCGCCCTTGACCAATATGGGCGCGATCTTCCAGCCCGGCTACGAAATCCGCTTGTTCGAGGACGCCAAGGCCCGCCGGATCGGCGACACCCTGACCATCCTGCTGAGCGAGCAGACCAAGGCCCAGAAGAGCGCCAACAGCAGCGCCAGCCGCGAAGGCACCACCACCGTGGACGCCCCGGTGATCCTGGGCCAGCAAGCCGCGCAAATCCTCGGCCACAGCCTGGAAAGCAGCCTGAAGGCCAGCAACGATTTCACCGGCAAGGGCACCAGCAACCAAAACAACGCCCTGACCGGCAGCATCACCGTGACCGTGGTCGAGGTCTTGCCCAACGGCAACCTCCGCATCCAGGGCGAAAAGCGCTTAGGGCTCAACCAGGGCAACGAATACATCAAGCTGTCCGGCATCGTGCGCCCCCTCGACATCGACCCCGCCAACACCGTGGATTCCAGCAAGGTGGCCGACGCCACCATGGTCTACAACGGCGAGGGCCAGATCGACGACGCCAACCGCATGGGCTGGCTGCAACGCTTCTTCACCAGCGTCATCTTCCCCTATTGA
- the flgC gene encoding flagellar basal body rod protein FlgC: MPSFKIFDIASSGMAAQTVRLNLVASNLANAETVSSSINNTYRSRQPVFAAQLKDALGQRVDKGQADEAVGVEVLGVVESQTPMRVEYVPSHPLANKDGYIFRPNVNPIEELTNMMSASRSYQDNTEVVNTAKQLMLQTLRMGQA, from the coding sequence ATGCCTTCCTTCAAGATTTTCGACATCGCCAGCTCCGGCATGGCGGCCCAGACCGTGCGCCTCAACCTGGTGGCGAGCAACCTCGCCAATGCCGAGACCGTCAGCAGCAGCATCAACAACACCTACCGCTCGCGCCAGCCGGTGTTCGCGGCCCAGCTCAAAGACGCTCTGGGCCAAAGGGTGGACAAGGGCCAGGCCGACGAAGCCGTGGGCGTCGAGGTCTTGGGCGTGGTGGAGAGCCAGACACCGATGCGGGTGGAATACGTCCCCAGCCATCCCTTGGCCAACAAGGACGGTTATATCTTCCGGCCCAACGTCAACCCCATCGAAGAACTCACCAACATGATGTCCGCCTCGCGTTCCTACCAGGACAACACCGAGGTGGTGAACACCGCCAAGCAGCTGATGCTGCAAACCCTGCGCATGGGCCAAGCCTAA
- the flgG gene encoding flagellar basal-body rod protein FlgG codes for MTTPSLWIAKTGLDAQQTQMAVISNNLANSNTYGFKKERALFEDLLYQNVRQVGAQSTQNTTLPSGLQLGTGVRTVATEKIHTQGNIVQTQNSLDMAINGRGYFQILMPDGSLSYSRDGSFKLDSNGQIVTNGGYALEPAMTVPQGAQSITVGTDGTVSVLSPGNTAPTVIGNLQIADFVNPTGLQPVGENLFKESLASGAPIVATPGQDGAGTIQQGALETSNVNVVEELVNMIETQRAYEMNSKAISTTDQMLSFASNNM; via the coding sequence ATGACCACCCCCTCCCTCTGGATCGCCAAAACCGGCCTCGACGCCCAGCAAACCCAAATGGCGGTGATCTCCAACAACCTCGCCAACAGCAACACCTACGGGTTCAAGAAGGAGCGGGCCTTGTTCGAGGACTTGCTATACCAGAACGTCCGTCAGGTCGGCGCCCAATCCACCCAGAACACCACCCTGCCCTCCGGCCTGCAACTCGGCACCGGCGTCCGCACCGTCGCCACCGAGAAAATCCACACCCAGGGCAATATCGTCCAGACCCAGAATTCCCTCGACATGGCGATCAATGGCCGGGGTTATTTCCAAATCCTGATGCCCGACGGCAGCTTGTCCTATAGCCGCGACGGCAGCTTCAAGCTGGATTCCAACGGCCAGATCGTCACCAACGGCGGCTACGCCCTGGAACCCGCCATGACCGTACCGCAAGGGGCGCAAAGCATCACCGTCGGCACCGATGGCACGGTGTCGGTCCTCTCGCCCGGCAATACCGCGCCCACCGTGATCGGCAATCTCCAAATCGCCGATTTCGTGAATCCCACCGGACTCCAGCCGGTTGGCGAAAACCTGTTCAAGGAATCCCTGGCCAGCGGTGCCCCCATCGTCGCCACCCCCGGCCAGGACGGCGCGGGCACCATCCAACAAGGAGCGCTGGAAACCTCCAACGTCAACGTGGTGGAAGAGCTGGTCAACATGATCGAGACCCAACGGGCCTACGAGATGAACTCCAAGGCCATCTCCACCACCGACCAGATGTTGAGCTTCGCCTCCAACAACATGTGA
- a CDS encoding LBF_2804 family protein has translation MERLYHRFFDALPIRFPHSDEDLHLLTPEELRRVRRTERRAMVAAVLIELVAYLAIFLPIYAFPDVFEGQAGRIGGPFLHLGNGIHWERGLWMLGITLLELYALLLLNLAAVHGIAVATGYIRRDRRAGETHGLIRIALERRSGEQRVYGIDPFEGLTPWLVYLYLLFNRLKGLIGSALMRAALSNLFGRELLRVYLDFSGMPIYMAVNAYTTHTILRNARVVVMGQTSIDLIVRRLPEFRPEPAELGLIYDTLQYIAVNKRDFHANHYHLTKAVVEWFGIPVEPYHPLPPDYLQKLKTARPRVADICHLIIVLGFLLDGRLSGRERRQLARLRELGVLDLSAADLEDYLRDFVDGQGLEAVTARYLGG, from the coding sequence ATGGAACGCCTCTACCATCGCTTCTTCGACGCCCTGCCGATCCGCTTCCCGCACAGCGACGAAGACCTGCATCTGCTGACCCCGGAGGAACTGCGGCGGGTGCGCCGCACCGAACGCCGGGCCATGGTGGCGGCGGTCCTGATCGAACTGGTGGCCTATCTCGCGATCTTCCTGCCGATCTACGCCTTCCCGGATGTCTTCGAAGGCCAAGCCGGGCGTATCGGCGGGCCGTTCCTGCACCTCGGGAACGGCATCCACTGGGAACGCGGGCTTTGGATGCTGGGCATAACCCTGTTGGAATTGTACGCGCTGTTGCTCCTGAATCTCGCGGCGGTCCACGGCATCGCGGTGGCGACCGGCTATATCCGGCGCGACCGGCGGGCCGGGGAAACCCACGGCCTGATCCGCATCGCCCTGGAACGGCGCTCGGGCGAGCAACGGGTCTACGGCATCGACCCGTTCGAGGGCTTGACGCCCTGGCTGGTCTATCTCTACCTGTTGTTCAACCGGCTCAAGGGCTTGATCGGCAGCGCCCTGATGCGGGCGGCGCTGTCGAACCTGTTCGGGCGGGAGTTGCTGCGGGTCTACCTGGATTTCTCGGGGATGCCGATCTACATGGCGGTCAACGCCTACACCACCCATACGATCCTGCGCAACGCCAGGGTGGTGGTGATGGGCCAGACCTCCATCGATCTCATCGTGCGGCGCTTGCCGGAATTCCGGCCCGAGCCTGCGGAACTGGGGCTGATCTACGACACCCTGCAATATATCGCGGTCAACAAGCGCGATTTCCACGCCAACCATTACCATCTCACCAAGGCCGTGGTCGAGTGGTTCGGCATCCCGGTCGAACCCTACCATCCGCTGCCGCCGGATTATCTCCAAAAGCTCAAGACGGCCCGCCCGCGGGTCGCCGATATCTGCCATCTCATCATCGTGCTGGGCTTCCTGCTGGACGGGCGCTTGTCCGGGCGGGAGCGCCGCCAACTGGCCCGGTTGCGGGAACTGGGGGTGTTGGACCTGAGCGCGGCGGACTTGGAAGACTACCTGCGCGATTTCGTCGATGGGCAGGGACTGGAAGCGGTCACGGCCCGCTATCTCGGCGGTTAG
- a CDS encoding flagellar basal body P-ring protein FlgI produces MNTHTLFQTTARALLAALMLWGFAASAQAERVKDIAGVAGVRSNQLIGYGLVVGLTGTGDKNPNRFTSQTLRDMLLQMNIQLPAGLDLKSRNVAAVSVQAELPPFSKSGQTIDVTVASLGDSKSLRGGSLLMTPLKGADGQIYAIAQGNLVVGGLAAQGLDGSKITVNVPSAGRIPNGATVEREVPTGFAQGGHILLNLHNPDFTTANRLAEEINRTYGGEVARPIDAATVQVQAPRDPSQRVSFTSMVENLEISPGETPAKIIVNSRTGTVVISSHVRVQPAAVTHGNLSVTISEKPVVSQPGPFSNGQTAVVPRSDISVKEDANRMFVFKPGVSLDEIVKAVNNVGAAPSDLVAILEALKSAGALRAELIVI; encoded by the coding sequence ATGAATACCCATACATTGTTTCAGACCACGGCCCGCGCCTTGCTCGCGGCCTTGATGCTCTGGGGTTTTGCCGCCAGCGCCCAGGCCGAACGGGTCAAGGACATCGCCGGCGTGGCCGGGGTCCGCAGCAACCAATTGATCGGCTATGGCCTCGTGGTCGGGCTCACCGGCACCGGCGACAAGAACCCCAACCGCTTCACCAGCCAGACCCTCCGCGACATGCTGCTGCAAATGAACATACAACTGCCCGCCGGATTGGACCTCAAATCCCGCAACGTGGCGGCGGTGTCGGTACAGGCCGAACTGCCGCCTTTCTCCAAATCGGGCCAGACCATCGATGTCACCGTGGCGTCCTTGGGCGATTCCAAGAGCCTCCGGGGCGGCAGCCTGCTGATGACCCCGCTCAAAGGCGCGGACGGCCAAATCTACGCCATCGCCCAGGGCAACCTGGTGGTGGGCGGACTCGCCGCCCAAGGCTTGGACGGCTCCAAGATCACCGTGAACGTGCCCAGCGCGGGCCGCATCCCCAACGGGGCCACGGTCGAGCGCGAGGTGCCGACCGGCTTCGCCCAGGGCGGGCATATCCTGCTGAACCTGCACAATCCCGATTTCACCACCGCCAACCGGCTGGCCGAGGAAATCAACCGCACCTATGGCGGCGAAGTGGCCCGCCCCATCGACGCCGCCACGGTCCAGGTCCAAGCCCCCCGCGATCCCTCGCAGCGGGTGTCGTTCACCTCCATGGTCGAGAACCTGGAAATCTCCCCCGGCGAAACCCCGGCCAAGATCATCGTCAACTCGCGCACCGGCACCGTGGTCATCAGCAGCCATGTCAGGGTCCAGCCCGCCGCCGTCACCCATGGCAACCTGTCGGTGACGATCAGCGAAAAGCCGGTGGTGAGCCAGCCCGGCCCCTTCTCCAACGGCCAGACGGCGGTGGTGCCGCGTTCCGATATTTCGGTGAAGGAGGACGCCAACCGCATGTTCGTGTTCAAGCCGGGCGTCTCGCTGGACGAGATCGTCAAGGCGGTCAACAACGTGGGCGCGGCCCCCAGCGATCTGGTCGCCATCCTCGAAGCCCTCAAGAGCGCCGGGGCGCTTAGGGCCGAACTCATCGTCATCTAA
- the flgB gene encoding flagellar basal body rod protein FlgB: MGSISFANALGIHPLALKLRDRRTELLASNLANVDTPHYKARDIDFRKVLKGVTDPDPALGLSLTHPAHIDIDPIPKEPPTLYRIPAQPSMDGNTVESEQEHVRFGENALQYEASLNFVGSDFAGLKTAIKGE; the protein is encoded by the coding sequence ATGGGCAGCATCAGTTTCGCCAACGCCTTAGGGATACACCCGCTCGCGCTCAAGCTGCGCGACCGCCGCACCGAACTCCTGGCCTCCAACCTGGCGAACGTCGATACGCCGCATTACAAGGCCCGCGATATCGATTTCCGCAAGGTGCTGAAGGGCGTGACCGACCCCGACCCCGCGCTCGGCCTGAGCCTGACCCATCCCGCCCATATCGATATCGACCCCATCCCCAAGGAACCCCCGACCCTCTACCGCATCCCGGCCCAGCCCAGCATGGACGGCAACACCGTGGAATCGGAGCAGGAACATGTCCGCTTCGGCGAAAACGCCCTGCAATACGAAGCTTCGCTGAATTTCGTCGGCAGCGATTTCGCCGGTCTCAAAACCGCCATCAAAGGAGAATAA
- the flgE gene encoding flagellar hook protein FlgE, which translates to MSFSIALSGLTAAQNLLSVTGNNIANANSTGFKESRSEFADMYASTFANITATTPGMGVRIANDAQQFRQGTLDSTGNTLDLGINGEGFFVLGQSLDNTQAQLYSRNGTFHANQDGYVVNNDNQPLLLHTANGDTAAAGFSSSLQALRLDTTQSAPQATTTVNESVNLNSNSKTPVDANGATLAFNANDATTYNWSNAITTYDSLGDSHLVTNYFVKDLNTAGQWNMYSAIDGTVLSTTSTPLAFDSNGNLTNVNGAASTTLALPEYTIPDSNAAALNITLDLAKSTQLSGSSRVLGVTQDGLPVGNLSGVSIDKTGIVSANYSNGATKTLGQVALARFQNVQGLQKIGDTEWTQTINSGPAIIGEAGTSGFGAINSGSLEQSNVDIAQQLIKLIVAQQSYQANAQSITTENQAIDSVLNIR; encoded by the coding sequence ATGAGCTTCAGCATCGCCCTCAGCGGACTCACCGCCGCCCAGAACCTCCTCTCCGTGACCGGCAACAATATCGCCAACGCCAATAGCACGGGCTTCAAGGAATCGCGCTCGGAATTCGCCGATATGTACGCCAGCACCTTCGCCAATATCACGGCGACCACGCCGGGGATGGGCGTGCGTATCGCCAACGACGCCCAGCAATTCCGCCAAGGCACCCTGGACAGCACCGGCAACACCTTGGATTTAGGCATCAATGGCGAAGGTTTCTTCGTGCTGGGCCAGAGCCTCGACAACACCCAGGCCCAGCTCTACAGCCGCAACGGCACATTCCACGCCAACCAGGACGGCTACGTGGTGAATAACGACAACCAGCCCTTGCTGCTCCACACCGCCAATGGCGACACCGCCGCCGCCGGCTTCAGCAGTTCGCTACAAGCCCTGCGGCTCGACACCACGCAAAGCGCCCCCCAGGCCACCACGACCGTCAACGAATCGGTGAACCTGAATTCCAACAGCAAGACCCCGGTGGACGCCAACGGCGCCACCCTGGCCTTCAACGCCAACGACGCGACCACCTACAACTGGTCGAACGCCATCACCACCTATGATTCGCTGGGCGATAGCCATCTGGTGACCAATTATTTCGTGAAGGATTTGAACACCGCCGGGCAGTGGAACATGTACAGCGCCATCGACGGCACCGTCCTTTCGACCACCTCGACCCCGCTGGCCTTCGACAGCAACGGCAACCTGACCAATGTCAACGGGGCCGCCTCGACCACGCTCGCCCTGCCCGAATACACCATCCCCGACAGCAACGCCGCCGCGCTCAACATCACCCTGGATCTGGCCAAAAGCACCCAGCTGTCGGGAAGCTCCAGGGTGCTCGGCGTCACCCAGGACGGCTTGCCGGTCGGCAACCTGAGCGGGGTCAGCATCGACAAAACCGGCATCGTCTCCGCCAATTACAGCAACGGCGCAACCAAGACCCTGGGCCAAGTGGCCCTGGCCCGGTTCCAGAACGTGCAGGGCTTGCAGAAGATCGGCGACACCGAATGGACCCAGACCATCAACTCCGGCCCGGCCATCATCGGCGAGGCCGGGACCAGCGGTTTCGGGGCGATCAATTCGGGTTCCCTGGAACAATCGAACGTGGACATCGCCCAGCAGCTCATCAAGCTGATCGTGGCCCAGCAGTCCTACCAAGCCAATGCCCAGAGCATCACCACCGAGAACCAAGCCATCGATTCGGTCCTGAACATCCGCTGA